The Arachis duranensis cultivar V14167 chromosome 2, aradu.V14167.gnm2.J7QH, whole genome shotgun sequence genome has a window encoding:
- the LOC107473951 gene encoding pentatricopeptide repeat-containing protein At3g18020-like isoform X1: MCSFLLISHEVSTEPVRPNAPKEPLSIGSSRVNAMQSRTTTFLIHSKSKPFFVLPSLPFSTTIHNHTIQHGQHHHSTTTFHNRNLAAIIHSLCDAHRFDEAHNIFSLFLSSGFLPDHPTSNVLLSRLLPSQTPHRTWACALSLIQANHGFVPSIVTYHRLMDHFCRFGQPQQAHILFFDMKGRGHCPNVVSYTTLINGYCLIGGIGDARKVFDEMLDSGIAANSLTYSVLVGGFLRKKDIEGAKGMMCQLWEKMRVEKEASMKMAAFANLVDSLCRGGFFNELFRIAEEFALGGSLCEEVAYGQMIDSLCKVGRYHAAARIVYIMRKRGLVPSVACYNYIIHGFSKDGDCMRAYQLLEEAEFGFLLSEHTYKVLVEALCQVLDVDKARKVLEHMLSREGVDKTRIYNTYLRALCIVDNPTELLNVLVLMLQSQCHADVITLNTVINGFCKVGRIDEALTVLQDMLSGLKREAYHIVREMKRNKLTPDCVTWRILDKLHGKVRTHNHFEDRNLSALYDRASLGT, encoded by the exons ATGTGcagttttttattaatttcacaTGAAGTTAGTACAGAACCTGTTCGACCAAATGCCCCAAAGGAGCCTCTGTCCATTGGCTCATCGCGTGTCAATGCAATGCAATCACGCACCACCACCTTTCTCATCCATAGTAAATCCAAACCCTTCTTCGTTCTCCCCTCTCTTCCATTCTCAACCACCATCCACAACCACACCATTCAACATGGACAACACCACCACTCCACCACCACCTTCCACAACCGCAACCTTGCCGCCATCATCCACTCCCTCTGTGACGCCCACCGTTTCGATGAAGCCCACAACATCTTCTCCCTCTTCCTCTCCTCCGGCTTCCTCCCTGACCACCCCACCTCCAACGTTCTCCTCTCCCGCCTCCTCCCCTCTCAAACCCCGCACCGAACCTGGGCTTGTGCCCTTTCTTTGATCCAAGCTAACCACGGCTTCGTTCCCTCCATTGTCACCTATCACCGCTTAATGGATCACTTTTGCAGGTTCGGTCAACCCCAACAAGCTCACATACTGTTCTTCGACATGAAGGGTAGAGGGCATTGCCCCAATGTGGTTTCTTATACTACTCTCATTAATGGGTACTGCTTAATTGGTGGAATTGGTGATGCCCGcaaggtgtttgatgaaatgcttgataGTGGTATTGCGGCAAATTCTTTGACTTATAGTGTTTTAGTCGGCGGGTTTCTTAGGAAGAAGGATATAGAAGGAGCAAAGGGAATGATGTGCCAGTTATGGGAGAAGATGAGGGTTGAAAAGGAGGCTTCGATGAAGATGGCAGCCTTTGCGAATCTGGTTGATTCTCTGTGTAGGGGAGGGTTCTTCAATGAATTGTTTAGGATAGCCGAGGAGTTTGCATTAGGGGGCAGTTTGTGTGAGGAGGTTGCATATGGACAGATGATAGATTCACTCTGCAAGGTTGGGAGGTATCATGCGGCTGCTAGGATTGTGTATATAATGAGGAAGAGAGGATTAGTTCCGAGTGTAGCatgttataattatattatacatGGGTTTAGTAAGGATGGTGATTGTATGAGAGCTTATCAGTTATTAGAGGAAGCTGAATTCGGATTCTTGCTTTCTGAGCATACCTACAAGGTGTTGGTGGAAGCTCTTTGCCAAGTGCTGGATGTGGACAAGGCAAGGAAAGTTCTTGAACACATGCTAAGTAGGGAAGGCGTCGACAAGACTAGGATTTACAACACCTATTTAAGAGCTCTTTGTATTGTGGATAATCCAACTGAACTCTTGAATGTGCTTGTGCTCATGCTTCAAAGCCAGTGTCATGCAGATGTGATCACACTTAACACAGTTATCAATGGATTTTGCAAGGTGGGGAGGATTGATGAAGCTCTAACGGTATTACAGGACATGTTGAGTG GTTTGAAAAGGGAGGCTTACCATATTGTTAGAGAGATGAAAAGGAATAAACTCACACCTGATTGTGTGACATGGAGGATTCTTGACAAGCTACATGGCAAAGTGAGGACGCACAATCATTTTGAAGATCGAAATTTGTCAGCACTCTATGACAGAGCTTCACTTGGTACTTGA
- the LOC107473956 gene encoding serine/threonine-protein kinase BSK3-like — protein sequence MGIQFSSLVPCCVNSQVKTSVIEVPHTGNEDRSEVDNGLAFREYTFEQLKNATSGFSVQNIVSEHGEKAPNVVYKGKLENQMRIAVKRFNRNAWPDSRQFLVNEARSVGQLRHQRLANLLGCCCEGEERLLVAEYMPNETLAKHLFHWETQPIKWPMRLRVVLHLAEALEYCTSKGHALYHDLNAYRVLFDEDGNPRLSTFGLMKNSRDGKSYSTNLAFTPPEYLRTGRVTPKSVIYSFGTLLLDILSGKHIPPSHALDLIRDRNLRMLTDSCLEGQFSDDDGTELVRWASRCLQYEPRERPNRKSLVAALAPLQKETEVPSHELMGIPHGSTLASLSPLGEACSRKDLTAIHEVLEKLGYKDDEGIANELSFQMWTDQIQDMLNCKKKGDAAFWQKDFRLAIEFYTQFIDAGTMVSPTVHARRSLCYLMSEMPQEALGDAMQAQVISPLWHIASYLQYVSLGGLGMEHEA from the exons ATGGGGATTCAGTTCTCCAGCCTCGTGCCGTGCTGCGTAAATTCACAAGTTAAGACATCTGTTATTGAAGTTCCGCATACTG GAAATGAAGATAGAAGTGAAGTCGATAATGGGCTTGCATTTCGCGAATATACATTTGAGCAACTTAAGAATGCGACATCCGGTTTCTCTGTTCAGAATATAGTATCTGAACATGGAGAGAAGGCTCCAAATGTTGTGTATAAAGGGAAGTTGGAGAATCAAATGAGGATTGCTGTTAAGAGGTTCAATAGGAATGCTTGGCCCGATTCTCGGCAGTTTTTGGTAAAT GAAGCTAGATCTGTTGGCCAGCTTCGTCACCAAAGATTAGCGAATTTACTTGGTTGTTGTTGTGAAGGCGAAGAGAGGTTGCTTGTGGCCGAATACATGCCCAACGAAACACTCGCAAAACACCTTTTCCATT GGGAAACTCAACCGATAAAATGGCCAATGCGACTGAGAGTTGTTCTACATCTTGCAGAAGCTCTGGAATACTGCACGAGCAAAGGACATGCGCTCTATCATGACCTTAACGCATATAGAGTTCTATTTGACGAG GATGGTAATCCTAGGCTTTCAACTTTTGGCCTTATGAAGAATAGTAGGGATGGAAAAAGTTATAGCACGAATTTAGCATTTACCCCTCCTGAGTATCTCAGAACTG GTAGAGTAACACCAAAAAGTGTAATATATAGCTTTGGAACTCTTTTGCTTGACATTCTGAGTGGGAAGCATATCCCTCCAAGTCAT GCTCTTGATTTGATTCGAGACAGAAATCTTCGGATGCTGACGGATTCTTGCTTGGAAGGACAGTTTTCTGATGATGATGGAACCGAGTTGGTGCGCTGGGCATCTCGATGTTTACAGTACGAACCAAGAGAGAGGCCTAATCGGAAGTCATTAGTGGCTGCTTTGGCCCCTCTTCAGAAAGAGACAGAG gtTCCTTCACATGAATTGATGGGTATTCCGCATGGTTCTACTTTAGCTTCATTGTCTCCGCTCGGTGAAGCTTGTTCAAGAAAGGACCTGACTGCCATTCATGAAGTTTTGGAAAAACTTGGCTATAAAGATGATGAGGGAATTGCAAATGAG TTATCTTTCCAGATGTGGACTGATCAAATACAGGACATGCtaaattgtaagaaaaaagGCGATGCGGCTTTCTGGCAGAAAGATTTTAGACTTGCAATTGAGTTTTATACACAG TTCATTGATGCCGGAACAATGGTTTCTCCAACGGTACATGCGCGTCGCAGTTTGTGTTATCTCATGAGCGAAATGCCGCAGGAAGCGCTAGGCGATGCAATGCAAGCGCAAGTGATTTCCCCTTTGTGGCACATTGCATCTTATCTTCAGTATGTTTCATTGGGTGGACTTGGAATGGAGCATGAAGCATAA